A genomic segment from Bradyrhizobium sp. CB1015 encodes:
- a CDS encoding patatin-like phospholipase family protein: protein MPSVRDQGTTAAERPLTAVALSGGLGLGAYHGGVFEALTSLLLPIDWVTGSSAGAITAALIAGSPREDRLRSLRSYWHAPSSPTEVPNAGRHAFAWLSSINTRVLGHSGFFHPRLPIPASHYGGLYDLGPTRERLQRLIDFGRLNGGDPRVTICATDVESGDAVLFDTASERIEIDHILASCGFLPEFAPVQIAGRWLVDGGFSLNAPFDPILETAGPLRLYVIDLFPRDGKVPDGLEAASERKSDLTFGNQTFQRLGYALEARQLRAELQDLHYDDEIYLLSYRPGREEAGPEKSFDLSETAMAQRWRAGFLDMQYAASLTPDPNEICSVRRP, encoded by the coding sequence GTGCCGTCCGTTCGCGATCAAGGGACGACCGCAGCCGAGCGCCCTCTCACCGCCGTCGCGCTCTCGGGCGGTCTCGGCCTCGGCGCCTATCATGGCGGTGTGTTTGAAGCACTCACCTCTCTTCTGCTGCCGATCGACTGGGTCACCGGCTCGTCGGCAGGGGCGATCACGGCCGCGCTGATCGCGGGGAGCCCGCGCGAGGATCGGCTGCGGAGTTTACGCAGCTATTGGCATGCGCCAAGCAGTCCAACCGAGGTGCCGAACGCGGGCCGCCATGCGTTCGCGTGGCTGAGCTCGATCAATACGCGCGTGCTGGGCCATTCGGGCTTCTTCCATCCCCGCCTCCCGATTCCCGCTTCTCACTACGGCGGCCTCTACGATCTCGGCCCGACCCGCGAACGCCTGCAGCGCTTGATCGATTTCGGACGTCTGAACGGCGGCGATCCGCGCGTCACGATCTGCGCCACCGACGTCGAGAGCGGCGATGCCGTGTTGTTCGACACCGCGTCGGAGCGGATCGAAATCGACCATATCCTGGCCAGCTGCGGGTTTCTCCCCGAATTCGCTCCGGTGCAGATCGCCGGCCGCTGGCTCGTCGACGGCGGGTTCTCGCTGAACGCGCCGTTCGACCCGATCCTTGAAACTGCAGGCCCGCTCCGCCTCTATGTGATCGATCTGTTTCCGCGCGACGGCAAGGTCCCTGACGGGCTCGAGGCCGCGTCCGAGCGCAAGAGCGACCTGACCTTTGGCAACCAGACCTTCCAGCGCCTTGGCTACGCTCTGGAAGCCCGTCAGCTCCGCGCCGAGCTTCAGGACCTCCACTACGACGACGAGATCTATCTCCTGAGCTACCGCCCGGGCCGCGAGGAAGCCGGGCCGGAAAAATCCTTCGATTTATCTGAGACAGCCATGGCGCA